From the Clarias gariepinus isolate MV-2021 ecotype Netherlands chromosome 3, CGAR_prim_01v2, whole genome shotgun sequence genome, one window contains:
- the mtch2 gene encoding mitochondrial carrier homolog 2, with protein sequence MAETCGQVLLGSGLTILSHPLMYIKVLVQVGHEPLPPTLGKTVFGRQVYHLPGLFAYAKHITKIDGKSGLFKGLTPRLCAGTIGTIVHSKVLQKCQESKLEVMKSDQKAEEGSLRHVVNETTKEMIARSCATIVTHPFHVITLRCMVQFIGRETKYSGVFDSVITIYREEGILGFFAGLIPRLLGDIFSLWICNMLAHFINSYAIDDSMSHTNEMKNCSQAATGFFASMLTYPFVLVSNLMTVNNCGLTGGLPPYSETYKTWVDCWRHLGREGNMSRGNSLFFRKVPVGKLYSIDQKRFF encoded by the exons ATGGCGGAAACATGTGGCCAAGTGCTCCTGGGATCCGGGCTAACTATCCTCTCCCACCCTCTTATGTACATTAAGGTTTTAGTACAG GTGGGACATGAACCTCTTCCACCCACTCTTGGCAAGACTGTTTTTGGCAGACAGGTTTATCATCTTCCTGGACTCTTTGCTTATG ccAAACACATAACAAAGATTGATGGAAAGTCAGGCCTGTTTAAAGGTCTTACCCCCAGATTGTGTGCGGGGACCATCGGCACTATTGTCCACAGTAAAGTGCTGCAG AAATGCCAGGAGAGCAAACTAGAG gtCATGAAAAGTGACCAGAAGGCAGAGGAGGGATCTCTGCGCCATGTAGTCAATGAG acaaCAAAGGAGATGATAGCACGCTCCTGTGCCACAATTGTCACACATCCATTCCATG TGATCACCCTTAGATGCATGGTCCAGTTTATCGGAAGGGAAACAAAGTACAG TGGTGTCTTTGACTCCGTTATCACTATCTACAGAGAAGAGGGAATCCTTGGGTTTTTTGC TGGCCTCATCCCACGTCTTCTTGGCGATATCTTCTCTCTGTGGATCTGCAACATGCTTGCTCATTTTATCAACTCTTATGCAATAGATGACTCG ATGAGTCATACGAATGAAATGAAGAACTGCTCTCAAGCTGCCACTGGG TTTTTTGCCAGTATGCTGACATACCCTTTTGTGTTGGTTTCCAACTTGATGACAGTCAATAACTGTGG ATTGACCGGTGGGTTACCACCTTACTCTGAAACCTATAAAACCTGGGTTGACTGCTGGAGGCACCTGGGCCGAGAG GGTAATATGAGCAGAGGCAACAGTTTATTCTTCAGGAAGGTGCCGGTGGGGAAGTTGTACTCCATTGACCAAAAGCGATTTTTCTGA